From a region of the Dictyostelium discoideum AX4 chromosome 2 chromosome, whole genome shotgun sequence genome:
- the cpiC gene encoding cystatin A3 translates to MTGGISPHPINATPEIQEITNTVKEQLEKKLGTNYSIFQAISYKKQLVNGMNYFIKVKTDNGYDHIRVYEAFKGTPNLVSVQQHKSLEDDITYF, encoded by the coding sequence atgacaGGAGGAATTAGCCCACATCCAATTAATGCCACACCAGAGATTCAAGAAATTACCAATACAGTTAAAGAACAACTTGAAAAGAAACTAGGTACCAATTATTCAATATTCCAAGCAATCTCGTATAAGAAACAATTGGTTAATGGTATGAATTACTTTATCAAAGTTAAAACTGATAATGGCTATGATCATATTAGAGTTTACGAAGCATTCAAAGGTACTCCAAATTTAGTTTCAGTTCAACAACATAAATCTTTAGAAGATGACATtacttatttt